Proteins co-encoded in one Balearica regulorum gibbericeps isolate bBalReg1 chromosome 24, bBalReg1.pri, whole genome shotgun sequence genomic window:
- the FAM187A gene encoding Ig-like V-type domain-containing protein FAM187A yields METRLPGATILLCMVDVLHAFAIEEKGDVFKKMACPAFLMFDNAAYLADMTFELPCNCKPEEVSSVIWYFQEKVGSHKTTVLTDFAGTMVVDSGHIRAGSDVLKRFSIRMFSLIVFRAQETDSGHYLCGTKKGDFFYGYDVDVQPTKHIMVAFVDRGQHVQDDYTEKLFSLFTTFWDWTRCDRCGVRGEQRRIGLCYLRSTQLHPRYRAAMPNVTSCGSKAVPTHFQHRGRLRRPEVAIRSCLTPCLKEEVPEEGVQAISNVISKLGEKPWLPRVPTQFHKHPIGSDLIIACPGARPEHAVAWDKDSVRLYRSRYLINVNKSMRVFIDHGNHLHIQRVRVSDRGTYFCWREGKMVAGFRLSVMYQQRRRRTLSDPETIYAIKAIGMSYILISIIFIVIHVCRCCWRVFRCPARI; encoded by the coding sequence ATGGAGACGAGGCTGCCAGGAGCCACCATTCTCCTCTGCATGGTAGATGTTCTCCACGCTTTTGCAAttgaagagaaaggagatgtGTTCAAGAAAATGGCTTGTCCCGCTTTCCTGATGTTCGACAACGCCGCTTACTTGGCTGACATGACCTTCGAACTCCCTTGCAACTGCAAGCCTGAAGAGGTCTCTTCTGTCATCTGGTACTTCCAAGAGAAGGTGGGCAGCCACAAAACCACGGTCCTGACGGACTTTGCTGGCACCATGGTTGTGGATTCGGGCCATATCCGTGCAGGCAGTGATGTGCTGAAGCGTTTCAGTATCCGGATGTTCAGTCTCATCGTCTTCCGAGCCCAGGAGACAGACTCGGGACACTACCTGTGCGGCACTAAGAAAGGAGACTTCTTTTACGGCTACGACGTGGACGTGCAGCCCACCAAGCACATCATGGTGGCTTTTGTGGACAGAGGCCAGCATGTCCAGGATGACTACACGGAAAAGCTCTTCAGCCTCTTCACCACCTTCTGGGACTGGACCAGATGCGACCGCTGCGGGGTGAGAGGTGAGCAGCGGCGGATCGGGCTGTGCTACCTGCGGAGCACCCAGCTGCACCCTCGCTATCGCGCTGCCATGCCCAACGTCACGTCCTGCGGCTCAAAGGCTGTCCCCACACATTTCCAGCACCGTGGCCGACTCCGGAGACCTGAGGTGGCCATCCGAAGCTGCCTGACCCCTTGCCTGAAGGAGGAGGTCCCCGAGGAAGGCGTGCAAGCCATCTCCAACGTCATTTCCAAGCTGGGCGAGAAGCCCTGGCTGCCCCGCGTCCCCACGCAGTTTCACAAGCACCCCATTGGAAGCGACCTGATCATCGCATGCCCAGGAGCCCGGCCTGAGCATGCTGTGGCCTGGGACAAGGACTCTGTTCGGCTTTACCGCTCCCGCTACCTCATCAATGTCAACAAGAGCATGCGGGTCTTCATCGACCATGGAAACCACCTGCACATCCAGCGGGTCCGGGTCAGTGATAGAGGCACCTACTTCTGCTGGCGGGAGGGCAAGATGGTGGCCGGCTTCCGACTCAGTGTGATGTACCAGCAGCGGCGCAGGCGGACACTCAGCGATCCTGAGACCATTTATGCCATCAAGGCCATCGGCATGAGCTACATCCTCATCAGCATCATCTTCATCGTCATCCACGTGTGCCGCTGCTGCTGGCGGGTGTTCAGGTGCCCTGCCAGGATATAG
- the DNAAF19 gene encoding dynein axonemal assembly factor 19, with amino-acid sequence MEADGALAPGVLERELRAAVAADERQERENDAKLRAVRQRVPSYEEFRNIVLASHLKPLEKKDKMGNRRNVLWNPCAAHTKAPQTSNVEIPQELDKLPRTSAEFYRDWRRCFKSRKEKYQFLLELGGKALGRIFQADLGFGLLGEFLAVLAENICHEDRGAILQILQSLSGTKRFGLNVDLLSESEKESSRDLFRKLRSMSRDCWTAGHPSGPAGSEAEREAHLMDASLQKETEEKRKVMELMKSYQVN; translated from the exons ATGGAGGCGGACGGAGCCCTGGCCCCCGGGGTGCTGGAGCGGGAGCTgcgggcggcggtggcggccgacgagaggcaggagagggagaacGATGCCAAGCTGCGGGCCGTGCGCCAGCGCGTCCCCTCCTACGAGGAGTTCAG GAACATCGTGCTGGCATCACACCTGAAGCCCCTAGAGAAAAAGGACAAGATGGGTAACAGGAGGAATGTGCTGTGGAATCCATGTGCAGCCCACACCAAGGCCCCACAAACCAGCAACGTGGAAATACCCCAG gaattGGATAAACTTCCCAGAACCTCTGCAGAATTTTACAGAGATTGGCGCAGAtgcttcaaaagcagaaaagaaaaataccagtttttGCTTGAACTCGGAGGGAAGGCCTTGGGCAGAATCTTTCAGGCTGACTTGGGCTTTGGCCTCCTGGGTGAATTCCTTGCAGTGCTGGCAGAGAACATCTGTCATGAAGACCGAGGTGCCATCCTTCAGATCTTACAGAGCCTGTCGGGCACTAAGCGCTTTGGGTTAAACGTGGATCTTCTGAGCGAGTCGGAGAAAGAGAGCAGCAGGGATTTGTTTAGGAAACTGCGGAGCATGAGCAGGGATTGTTGGACCGCTGGCCATCCCAGTGGCCCAGCTGGCAGCGAAGCAGAGAGGGAAGCCCACCTCATGGATGCCAGCTTGCAAAAGGAAactgaggagaaaaggaaagtgatGGAGCTGATGAAAAGTTACCAGGTCAACTGA